From Sporosarcina sp. Marseille-Q4943, the proteins below share one genomic window:
- the xerD gene encoding site-specific tyrosine recombinase XerD produces the protein MKGSKFALEDYIHFLKVERQLSQNTVTSYRRDLSDYMTELEKAGVASIDDIDRSAILQYLHSLKELGKSSRTVARHISSIRSFHQFLLREKVTTQDPTVHLEMPKLEQKLPSVLSVKEVDKLISMPESSKPQGKRDIALLELLYGTGMRVSELIGLNVDDIHISMGFVRVFGKGGKERIVPLGGGAMKACTAYIREARPIFVAKTNGTDALFVNMRGSRLTRQGCWKIIKGYALEAGIQKELTPHILRHSFATHLIENGADIRAVQEMLGHADISTTQIYTHVSKARLKDVYVKFHPRA, from the coding sequence ATGAAGGGTAGTAAATTTGCTTTGGAAGATTACATCCATTTTCTAAAAGTGGAAAGGCAGCTGTCACAAAACACGGTCACTTCCTACAGAAGAGACCTTTCTGATTATATGACCGAATTGGAAAAGGCGGGAGTCGCTTCGATTGATGACATCGATCGTTCCGCAATCCTGCAATATTTACATAGCTTGAAAGAGCTAGGGAAATCTTCTAGGACGGTTGCAAGGCATATTTCTTCCATCCGTTCCTTTCATCAGTTCCTTTTGCGGGAGAAGGTGACGACGCAGGATCCGACTGTCCATTTGGAGATGCCGAAACTTGAGCAAAAATTGCCCTCAGTCCTTTCCGTCAAGGAAGTGGACAAATTGATTTCAATGCCGGAAAGCAGCAAGCCGCAAGGGAAGAGGGACATTGCATTGCTGGAGTTGCTCTATGGTACCGGAATGCGTGTCAGTGAGCTGATTGGATTAAATGTTGACGATATCCATATTTCCATGGGGTTTGTCCGTGTTTTCGGAAAAGGGGGCAAGGAAAGGATTGTGCCTCTAGGCGGCGGTGCAATGAAAGCATGCACAGCATACATACGGGAAGCACGTCCGATTTTCGTTGCAAAAACGAACGGAACAGACGCGCTTTTTGTCAATATGAGGGGGAGTCGCTTGACTCGGCAAGGTTGTTGGAAAATAATTAAAGGATATGCATTAGAAGCTGGAATACAAAAAGAACTGACGCCGCATATTTTACGTCATTCTTTTGCAACCCATCTCATTGAGAATGGTGCGGATATTCGTGCTGTCCAGGAAATGCTCGGTCATGCAGATATTTCTACAACACAGATCTATACGCATGTGAGCAAAGCGAGATTGAAAGATGTATATGTGAAATTCCATCCA
- a CDS encoding Fur family transcriptional regulator, whose product MESRIERIKKQLHGASYKLTPQREATVLVLLENEEDHLSAEDVFLLVKEKAPEIGLATVYRTLELLTELKIVDKINFGDGVSRYDLRQEGASRFHHHLICIECGKVAEIQEDLLGDVEKIVESRYGFNVKDHWLTFHGICESCKSAGNDSKK is encoded by the coding sequence GCTATAAGTTGACGCCTCAGCGTGAAGCTACGGTCTTGGTCCTTCTTGAGAATGAAGAAGATCATTTAAGTGCTGAAGATGTTTTTTTACTTGTCAAAGAGAAAGCGCCAGAAATCGGCCTTGCCACTGTCTATCGGACATTGGAACTGCTGACGGAGCTGAAAATCGTCGACAAGATTAATTTTGGTGACGGTGTTTCCCGATATGATTTACGCCAAGAAGGGGCATCGCGTTTTCACCATCATCTTATTTGCATTGAATGTGGAAAAGTCGCTGAAATACAGGAAGACCTTTTGGGTGATGTTGAGAAAATTGTCGAAAGTCGATATGGATTCAATGTTAAAGACCATTGGTTGACCTTCCATGGGATTTGCGAAAGTTGTAAATCCGCGGGAAATGACAGTAAAAAGTGA